TGTACTGGCGAAAATAAGTATTTCTTTTTTTAGTTGCCAAAGGCATTCAAAAAAATTATCTTTGTTTCAATAAAAATTAGCAGGAAAACATGGAAAACAGCAAATATCCTCAATTTACGTTTACATGGCTTGGAGGAGTGATCCTTTTGGTTGGAATGTTTGCAGGAACAACGGTCACTTCTTTTTTTAATGTCTTCTGGATGTTTGTATTTAAAGAGAACCTTCAGTATAAAGATTGGTTCTTTATGCTGGCTAATGCCACCGGATTTATTGCTGCCATTGCTTTTTTTGATTTTTTTATTGTGAGAAGAACCACGGGGAAGAAACTTAATTTCAATTTTTCGCCTACTAACTTTTACACGTATGTGCTTATTTTCCCGATGATGATTGGGATGATGTTTATTGGGGAATTCATTACTTCACAAATTCCGACTACAGGACCTTTTTTCGGAAAATACTATGAATTTTTCACCCAGCTGATGGATCAGTTAACGGATGATCCTGTGGTGATGGTAATCACAGCGGTAATCTGCGCTCCGATCTTTGAAGAGATTATTTTCAGAGGTATTATCCAGAAAGGGCTGATCAATAAAGGGGTGGAACCCCGGAAAGCCATTCTGTATGCTTCACTAATCTTTGGTGTTGTTCACGGGAATCCGTGGCAGCTGGTAGGTGCCATTTTATTGGGCTGTGTTTTGGGGCTGGTTTATTTTAAAACAAAATCTCTTCTTCTTCCGATGTTGTTGCATGGTTTTAATAATTTATGTTCAACATTATTGATTACGTATACTAAAAGCGAGAGTTTTGCAGAAGCTTTTAAAGTCTCTGAATGGATGGTTCTGGCTATCGGGCTCGTACTTTTCTCTTTGTTTTTATATCTTTTTACAAAAAGGAATAAAGTGCATTACAATGAGATTTAATTTTAAACACTAATTACACGAATATTTTCACAAATTTCACAAGATGAAATGGTTTTATTCGTGCAATTTATGTTTAAGCAAAAAATAAAATTTAAATAAATGAAATTGGATATGGAATTATTAGTAGCCACCCACAACGAACATAAAAAAGAAGAGATTCAGCAGATTTTAGGAAACGAATTTGTCGTGAAAAGCCTTACAGATTATGATATTCATGAGGAAATTGTAGAAGATGGCGATTCTTTTAATGCAAATGCTTTAATTAAAGCTAAATATTGCTTCGAGAAAACAGGAATTCCAAGTTTGGGCGACGACAGCGGTTTGGTGGTTGAATCTTTAGACGGTAGACCGGGGATTTTTTCTGCCCGTTATGCAGGAGATCACGATTTTGCTAAAAACATTGAAAAAGTGCTGAGCGAAATGGAAGGAGTTGAAAACAGAAAAGCTTATTTCATCACGGTTTTATGCTATTATGATCAAAATGGAGCTCAATATTTCGACGGAAGAGTTCACGGGAATTTATTAACTGAAAATAAAGGGTTCAAAGGATTCGGATACGACCCTATTTTTGTGCCTGAAGGTTATGACATGACCTTTGCTCAAATGGAACCGCGGGATAAAAATAAGATCAGCCACAGAAAGCAGGCGCTGGATTTATTTTTGGACTTCTTAAAGGGAAAAGAGTAAAATTCCGCTGAGGTTAAGATGAAGACAGAGGTCAGAATTAGGAAAATAAATCTAAATTCTGACCTTAATTTTAACCTTTGCCTCCACCTGATTCTTAACCTAAATCCGTACATTTGTCTTTATAATAAACAATTAATTTGAGTACTTATTTAACGATATTAGGCTTTAACTCAGCGATTCCTACCATTAATTCTTCCCCCACTGCACAGTTTTTGGAAATGGAAGAAAGGTCTTTTCTGATAGACTGCGGTGAAGGGACTCAGGTACAGCTGAGAAAAGCAAAGGCAAAATTTTCAAGAATTAATCATATTTTTATTTCACATCTTCATGGTGATCATTGTTTCGGTCTTCCGGGGCTGATTGCATCTTTCCGGTTATTGGGAAGAGATACTCCGCTGCATGTTTATGGACCTAAAGGAATAAAAAAAATGCTGGACACCATCTTTACCATTACGGAAACCCACCGTGGCTTTGAAGTGGTGTATCATGAGCTGGATAAAGATTATTCTGAGAAAATATACGAAGATAACAGGGTAGAGGTATATACAATTCCTTTGGATCACAGGATTTACTGTAACGGTTATTTATTTAAAGAAAAACCGAAAGAAAGACATCTGAACATGAAGGAGATTGCGAAATACAGTGAAATAGAATCCTGTGATTACCATCATATCAAAGCAGGAAGAGATTTTGTGTTGAGCGATGGCTATGTTCTGAAGAATGAAATTCTGACGACAGATCCTGCGTCTCCTGTTTCGTATGCCTTTTGCAGCGACACCAGATATTTGGAAAGTGTTATCCCGATCATTAAAAATGCGACGGTTCTGTATCATGAATCAACATTTTTGCACGATTTAAAAGAAATGGCAGATTATACGGGGCATACCACCGCGCTGGAAGCAGCAACCATCGCACAGAAAGCACAGGTTGGGAAGTTGATTCTTGGGCATTTTTCGAATCGTTACGGAGATTATACGGTATTTACAGATGAGGCAAGACCTATTTTCCCGAATACTTTTTTACCGAAGGCTCTGGAGCCTGTGAAAATTTAAAAATTTATGTTGAAATTTGAAGAATTAAAAGTCTTCTTAGATGAAAAGGCTGATCAATACAATGATCCTGAGTTTATAGACAATGATCCGATTCAGATTCCGCATCGTTTTTCTTTGAAACAAGATATAGAGATTGCGGGTTTTCTGGCGGCTACTATTTCCTGGGGAAACCGGAAATCAATTATCAATTCGGCTGAAAAAATGCTGGATATCATGGGGAATTCTCCCTACGATTTCGTGATGAATTACTCTGAGAAAGAATTGGACGATATCAGGGATCAAAGTATTCACCGGACATTTAACGGGGAAGATTTTTCTTATTTTATCAGTCAGTTTAACAGGATTTATACAGAAAATAATACACTGGAAAATTTGTTTAAGGTAAATGATTCAGAAATCAATTTTTCGCATGCTATCGAAAGGTTCAGAACCCAATTTCTAGGTATTGAAAAGCACAGAACGCACAAGCACGTGAGTTCGCCTTATAAAAACTCATCCACAAAAAGAATCATCATGTTTCTGAGATGGATGGTTCGTAAAGATAAGAGAGGCGTGGATTTTGGGATCTGGGAAAGCATTAACCAAAGAAATTTATCCATACCTTTAGATGTGCATACGGGAAATATTTCCAGAAAACTGGGGCTGATTACCCGAACGCAGAACGACTGGAAAACCGTAGAGGAGCTGGACCTTGTGATCAGGCAGTTTGATGCAGAAGATCCCGCCAAATATGATTTCGCATTGTTTGGATTGGGGGTAACCAAGGAATTATTATAAAAAAACATGCAATGAAAAGCTATTCTGAAAAAACTGAGATCTTAGAAAAGATCGCGAACGGAATTACGTGGTGGATTGGCTCTATTCCTTCACTCATCGCTCATACCTTATTTTTCATTGTCTCGTTCCTGCTTCCGCTGCTGCATCTGGTTGAATTTGATAAAATGCTGCTGATCCTTACAACGGTAGTTTCTCTGGAGGCTATTTATCTTGCGATTTTTATACAGATGTCTGTGAATAAAAGTCATGAGAAGATAGAGGATATTCAGGAAGATATTGAGGATATTCAGGAAGATATCGAGGAAATTAGTGAGGATATTGAAGAGATTAGCGAGGATATCGAGGAAATAAGTGAAGATATTGAAGGGATTAATGAAGATATTGAAGATATTCAGGAGGATATTGAAGAAATTAATGAAGAGGAAGATGATGAAGATCATAGCGAAAGGGCAAAAACGGTGATGCTGAAAAGCAATGTGAATTCAAATAAAAACGAGATCAAGGCATTGAAAGATAAAATTCAGGAGCTGCAGGATATGATTGATGAATTGAAAAAAGATTAAATCTATACCTGCTCGACCAATATGCAAATAATATATTTACAAAAAAGACTAATCGCAGATTAGTCTTTTTTGTTTTCAAATTAAAACAAAATTAAAAACGGATTAGAATTTAAATAATTTGAATTATTGTTGTTAATTATAACATTTAGGATGCGTTTTAAATCGAAAAAAGTAGTATTTTTGAACAAACAACAATAAAATGTTAAAGTATAGACTAAAAAATTACCTTTTTCTCTTAGTGCTATTATTTGTTTCAGCATCTTTATTCTCTCAGAGGAAATACCCTAAGAACATTGTCAACTCTACAAACAATAAAGCGGGTGTTTTTATTGATGTGAATGCGGCCGGTTATGCACCATCAAATTATACACCGGAGCAGCTGGTGAAAGATATTCTGATCAATGGGGGGTCTACCTGTTCGGTTCCGGACGTTAGCAATGTTTCGATAACACCCAACCAGCCTATTTCTAATAATGACCGCTTTTGGGGATATTTTCATAAAGGAACGACCAACTTTCCTTTTACAGACGGTATTGTCTTAACCACCGGAATGGCAAGACAGGCGGGAAATGTGGCTTCAGGGGCAAGTTATACGATACCTGGGGCAGGAGTGGATGACCCGGATCTTCTGGCCGCTGTTCCTAATCCAACGCCCAGTAATCATTATAATGATAATGTAATGCTGGAGTTCGACTTTGTGCCGAATTCCAATCAGATAAAATTCAATTATTTATTTGCTTCTGAGGAATATTCAGGAAGTTATCCCTGTCAGTACTCGGATGCTTTTGCCTTATTAATAAGACCGGTTTCGGGAGGACCTTATGTAAATATGGCTGTTCTGCCTAATAATGCAGGTCCCGTAGCAATGACCAATATCCACCCGCTCATCACGGGATTTGGGGGTTGTGCCGCAATTAACGAACAGTACTTTGACGGGTATAATTCTACCCCAAATATTGTGACCAATTATGACGGGAGAACAGTGCCATTAA
The sequence above is a segment of the Chryseobacterium sp. MYb264 genome. Coding sequences within it:
- a CDS encoding ribonuclease Z — translated: MSTYLTILGFNSAIPTINSSPTAQFLEMEERSFLIDCGEGTQVQLRKAKAKFSRINHIFISHLHGDHCFGLPGLIASFRLLGRDTPLHVYGPKGIKKMLDTIFTITETHRGFEVVYHELDKDYSEKIYEDNRVEVYTIPLDHRIYCNGYLFKEKPKERHLNMKEIAKYSEIESCDYHHIKAGRDFVLSDGYVLKNEILTTDPASPVSYAFCSDTRYLESVIPIIKNATVLYHESTFLHDLKEMADYTGHTTALEAATIAQKAQVGKLILGHFSNRYGDYTVFTDEARPIFPNTFLPKALEPVKI
- a CDS encoding CPBP family intramembrane glutamic endopeptidase, with product MENSKYPQFTFTWLGGVILLVGMFAGTTVTSFFNVFWMFVFKENLQYKDWFFMLANATGFIAAIAFFDFFIVRRTTGKKLNFNFSPTNFYTYVLIFPMMIGMMFIGEFITSQIPTTGPFFGKYYEFFTQLMDQLTDDPVVMVITAVICAPIFEEIIFRGIIQKGLINKGVEPRKAILYASLIFGVVHGNPWQLVGAILLGCVLGLVYFKTKSLLLPMLLHGFNNLCSTLLITYTKSESFAEAFKVSEWMVLAIGLVLFSLFLYLFTKRNKVHYNEI
- the rdgB gene encoding RdgB/HAM1 family non-canonical purine NTP pyrophosphatase, translated to MELLVATHNEHKKEEIQQILGNEFVVKSLTDYDIHEEIVEDGDSFNANALIKAKYCFEKTGIPSLGDDSGLVVESLDGRPGIFSARYAGDHDFAKNIEKVLSEMEGVENRKAYFITVLCYYDQNGAQYFDGRVHGNLLTENKGFKGFGYDPIFVPEGYDMTFAQMEPRDKNKISHRKQALDLFLDFLKGKE
- a CDS encoding TIGR02757 family protein, with the protein product MLKFEELKVFLDEKADQYNDPEFIDNDPIQIPHRFSLKQDIEIAGFLAATISWGNRKSIINSAEKMLDIMGNSPYDFVMNYSEKELDDIRDQSIHRTFNGEDFSYFISQFNRIYTENNTLENLFKVNDSEINFSHAIERFRTQFLGIEKHRTHKHVSSPYKNSSTKRIIMFLRWMVRKDKRGVDFGIWESINQRNLSIPLDVHTGNISRKLGLITRTQNDWKTVEELDLVIRQFDAEDPAKYDFALFGLGVTKELL
- a CDS encoding DUF1003 domain-containing protein; translated protein: MKSYSEKTEILEKIANGITWWIGSIPSLIAHTLFFIVSFLLPLLHLVEFDKMLLILTTVVSLEAIYLAIFIQMSVNKSHEKIEDIQEDIEDIQEDIEEISEDIEEISEDIEEISEDIEGINEDIEDIQEDIEEINEEEDDEDHSERAKTVMLKSNVNSNKNEIKALKDKIQELQDMIDELKKD